TAGTGGAGAGGTACAAAATGGCAGTGGTAAGAACATAACCTTAATGTAGTGTattccccttctctcccaccttATACTAAGGAAATAATTGACACAATCTGATGATGAAGGGAGGAAGTTTCTTTTAGTTCATATTTCAAATCCTGGTTTTGTCATATACTGGCTGTGTGGTCTTGAACAGATAACTTAACGTCTTTGAACCTCAATTCTGTCATCTGTAGAAGGAGGGAAACAGTACCTTTATGGTAGGATTGATGTAAGGATTAGAGTAATATTTATAGATGTCAATAAAAGATAGCTATTGTTATTCAAGCATGTGAAAATCACTCTGACCCTCTAGTGATAATGCAGGCGATACCTGAGAGACATCTGGGCAGATGGTAGCTAAGCAGGTCACTGTTTTTGGActttctctacttttattttcccGAAAAAACTAAAGATCTCATAAGGTCTCCTGAGGGAGTGTTCATACCGCAGAACATGCCTTTTTGGGTGCAGTTGATAATGAATGGTCTGTGTGCATAGGCTGAGCTCTTGGGTCCCATGTGAATTCATCTGCTGCTGTTCACTCTACAAGTCATATGGAGTCAACGCAAAGCACATACTGGGATGAATTTTCCAGCCCTCTAATTGTCCTCCTTCTTCAGGAATGGGGTATGTTCACATTCACATATTCCTCTTCCACTGGTGAGCAGCAAAGGACCTTCAGGAAAAGGTCCTTACTAATACCCTGGAGGGGGAAGTAGCATCAGGGTGGGGGAAGGACTAgggatggagaggaaaaaaaaaaaaaaaacccgagaaAGGGGGCTTACTTGTCTCCTGAAATCAATGACTCAGGTACCTTTTATCACTTAGGTGGTAGAGCCATGCCTGTTGAACTGTTTTCAAACAAGAGGGCAGACAATTGGGTTACTCAATTTAAGGCAAAAGGGTATAGTCAGTGAGACTAGGTAAGGCACCAGTCTTCAAGAGTACAAACACTAGCCCTGAAACATCTGTGCTGGAAATTCCCTGAAAGAGGCAGGTTAGACCATGGTTAAGAGCACAGAAGTGGAGCCAGACTGCTGAGCTGCAATCTGATGAAGTCACTTACAGTGGCGTGACCTTAGCCAGTTCCTCAACATCATTTCCCTCTTCTCTAAATAGAGATAATGACAGGTGTCTACCTCATAAGTTGTCATAAAGATGATGCTTGCTAGCCCTTTTCAGAATTTCATGTAATCCCCACAATCCTGTGAGGTAGAAATTATTTGCCCTGTTCCAAATTCCTATGGTGGTGCTTGAATGAGATTTGTTCCTGTAGTCTAGAAACTGGGGATGCCCTGTAGAAATTAGCTTGGTATTCTAATGACCCTCTGGCAGGGAGAAAGGCAGCTGAACAGGATGACTCAGTTACAAGTTTTATACTCAAAAAGCACATTTTCTTCTTGGAGCTTAGATTGTTTAGTAACCAGCTCTATTTTGTTTCaaagttaattattttgagaaagagagagcaggggagggacagagagaaagggagagagagaatcccaagtaggctcccctctgtcagcacggagccccatgtggtgctcaaacccacgaactgtgagatcgtgacctgagctgaaatcaaaagttggatgcttaaccaactgagcaacccagtgGCCCCTTAGTAATCAGCTCTATTAAAAGCAATGTAATCAGCTCATGCTTGGTAGAGCTAAAAAATAACAGCTGTAACATGGATGTCTTtaaattgtgattaaaaaaacGAGACTGTACACGTGGAACTTAGTTTGAATTACCTCAGTTTTAGAGAGTTGCCTATCATTGTCCATGTCTATCTGTTTAAATGTTTCAATGCTTCGTGGTCCTTTGGTCACAGCATAAAGTTCAATCTCAAAAATCAATGTTGCATCAGGTGGAATCTTGCCTTCTGCTAAAGGTataatttttaacagtttaaCTGATGAAGATAAAGTTCACATATTTATTCACAAGTAGCCATTATAACATCAtgattatattatttcatatttataaaaactaCCTACTTGGCTTACTTTTAAGGAggtattttccatgtttttaaacCAAATCAGTTCTAAGGACCTCATGGGCCCTTATTTCCtggttaaattaaaatatagattgtttaatttttattaatttacccCATCATTATACAGGAGGGAGCTGGtgcagagaagaaataaatgggcagaaaaatTTCAAAGTGTAAAtcagtaatcttttaaaaaatgatattgtaTAGTTAtttgaaagcataaataaaacatttttccataGACTTATCTTTCCACCCCTTTACAGACATCAAAACATAAGTGCAATGGCAGAATAATCCAGTAACAATTTTATGAAACAATTTCTAATCACAATGAAGAATTTTAAGTATTAAGTAGTTCTCTTTAATAAAGTTAACCTATTAACTGATGTCACAGATGATTTTAACAACCTATGGGCTATTTCAGATGACTGTTTCATAAAAATAACCTACTGAAATGACTTGCTAAGAGGCAGCAGTTAGCTTGTGTCACCAGGATATTCAAGAGTCTACCACCAGGGTCTCATCCATTataggcactcaaatatttgttgaatgaatgatccctctggtttatttttaaaatggctatTTGTTCTTTGAAGGAAATAGtgatttctttaaagaaacagtGAAGAATTCTTGCTAAAGTATTTATATAACCCAAAGAGAAAAGAACTTGAAAGTTATAGCCAAAAGAAGTGAATCAGTCACCTTCAAAGCCAAGACATAGAAAAATCTACCTCTGCATCATCATGTGACTAATGAAGTCCCACGCAATATATCACATACCTGACATTAGAGTAAAAGAGCTACAGATTAATTCAATGATCAGTTTTACAAAATCCATTCCTATTCTGTCCAGTTACAATCTCCTTATGACAGGAAAATAACTAATCATAATAATTAAAGATAACCTCAAACACAAAttcaacttaagaaaaaaatattgcacGTACATATGAAGTTTCTGAATAGTTCTGCTGTAAAAGCAGAAACTATTGCCAATTAGGTTTTCTCTTACAAAGaaattagagcagaaagaaaatgaaaaaggtaagTTTGCTATAGAATGACTTGTATTTAGAGAAGCAAATCAAAGACACAGGAGTTAATGTAAAGAATCTATACATACCACATGTACTGTTAATTAAAGTACTAAAAAGTCACATGCATTTCAAGACATGCAAGGGTGCTCTGTGACATGCAGCAAGGATACCGTGCAGAGGGAAGCCTTCTTCAAGTACTACCTAAAATAAAGTTATAGCTGGTGTTAGTAACATAAGTAACTTATGCAAGTAACTTAAAAATGAgtaataacttattttaaaaagctaatttgATCAAGAAGTTGTTTGTTAAGCAGTTACTTACATCTTCACTACATCTTTTAAGTACTCTAATCCTACATATCAGGCAGGTAACCAGCAGTTAAGTATGCTCCAAAGAACATACTTTtgttgggcctcagtttccttatgtgtaaaacaAGAGTGTTGGTGGTGTTACTAATGAGATTcatcatttttatgtgtattgGAGAAACCTCAAATTAAATATGAACTAACTTCTTCAAAGTTAAACTTGTGTATCTCTACAGCAGGGGTCTGGTTTATTCATAGCTTAGGCAGCCAGGGTAGTCATTCATAGTTAAGCATAAATTAGTTTCAGAAAAGGAAACCTAAGTGGTCATTTGCTGAGGGGTAAGGGGGCTCAATAGGATGGATGAGCAcctattgatgaggatgtggttAAAATGAGATTAAAGAGTCTGAAAGGCATACTCTGCCTATATCATTTTGCCTCGAATTGGCCTTGATCTATGACAATAATTTTGGACAAGTATTGCATTCAATTTAATttatctccaatttttttttctctccctctcccagatTCCTCTATGACTAAAAACAGGATATATAAATTGTGGTTCCATGGGAGCTATTTTGATGGGACCAAATGATTGGCCAAAAGCATCGAAAATGAAGTTGGAGTTACATGGAACTGTCTCTAGGAGTTTTAAGTCTGGGTCGGCCTTGCAACACTAACCTCTTTCTAGTCCAATTTGGTGCAGTGATCCCCTGCTCTTACTGGAAAGAAGTGAGGGAATTACTACTATTAATGAGGTAACCAAACAGCCTCAAAGAGGTTGTGtcatttcaatgaaatatttGGGAGTAATGACAATATCTCATCGTAGAAAACTAATCTTTAATGACTTTCATCATATACTAAGTATTTTAAGTAGGTGGGGTTAGCAAGTGTTCTAAATAGCCTGAGGAAAGAATGATTCTGTCTTCCTAGTCTTTACACAGCAACAGGGAGCAAGGACCTAACTGAGAATGCAAAGTAAAAACTGCCTCTGCCAAGCTGaccattttccccttttaaaaactGTCCCTCTTTATTTAGCTCCAcctttaattttagtaatttaaaagatttttaattttcaaaaaattgataCATATGCatggtaaaaaatttaaatagtacaACATACTACAGGGTAAGAAGAAATCTCGTCACCCTTGACCCTCAGGTTTCCTTCTCAGGAACACTTAATGTCGTCAGACGACTGTGTATCCTTCCACATATAATCTGTGTAGATACATGATGCATATGTGAAAATGCCCCCCTCACATGTTAGCTCTTTGAGGATAGGAAATTGTTTCTTCTATGTATGTTGCCTTATGCTCAGTACCTAGAACTGGCCCTGGCAGTTGATGCTCAAGAAATACTTGTTGCATGAATACATtctatcccattttatttttaacatactaATACATATGGCTCTACTGCATTCTTTTTACTGGCTGCATCATAATCCATTGCatagatataccataatttaacTAAAATAATTCCTTATTAATGGATACTCAGGTAGTTTCCAGTCTTTTGCTACCGAATAAAAGTCTGTATGAATGGTTTTTTATATATACCTTTGTGTACATTTCTATAAATGGAGCTATTGGGTCAGAGGatatgtgcttttaaattttgatagaaattggTAGCAAGGTCACATGATTTATATTCCCAGCGATAAGGCATGAGACTGCTGGTGTTTCCATACCTGTGCCAACTTTTATGCCTTTGATAATCTGATGAGTGAAAATGGTGAAtcactttgttttaatttccctttaattATTAATGAAACTAAGTACTGTCATAGATTTacggttatttgtatttttttgttagtGGGCTGCTTGTTTATGAACCTATCCATTTCTAGGGCTAGGTCATTTTTATTATTCGTTAGTAAGAGTCTTCATAATAGTTGCAAACATTTTCCCCATTTACCAGCTCTACCCAGGTTCTCAGGTCTAATTGTGAGATTTCAAATAAGATATTGAAGCAAGCAgttcatttcttctacatttcaaGGCTTCTCCTGAATTTGGGTACCAGTGACTGACAGTTGTTATATtcagatgttctttttttctatgttcTAGTACTGTCCTTTTACTCTAAAATCATATGTTTCAGTTTCCTGAGTTTTATAAATTTGACTTTGGTACTGCTTACCAAAGGCATATACTATAGAcatttatgtaataataaaataacatatactaaaatacataaaaatgacaaaGGCAGAGCCTATAGAATATACAGGATCATTATGAGTACTGCCATTATGTGAGGGAAAGAACTCGCCAGAGATCTGTCTCCCAACAATGTCTTATTTTCATTCTATGTAAAAAGTGGGGACCAAGCTGGCCTGGACTAGATACAGCTAAAGTTTATTGGACCCAACAgttctgtaaatatttcctctgtgatgttttgtttgttttagtgattcaaaagtttttaattgtggGATATACATGTAACAAATAGTTACCACTGTAACCATTTTAGGTTCAGTACagttaaatacattcacattgctgtgcaaccaatctccagaactatTTCATCTTGCAAAGCTGAAACTTTACatccattaaacaacaactcccTATTCCACCCTCTTCTCAGCTCCTTCTTTGAATTTGACTATTCCATGTACCTCATATAAGtgcaatcatacaatatttgtttttgtgattggcttagtATAACGtactcaaggttcatccatgttgtagcatgtatcagaatttcctacctttttaaggctgaataatattccgttgcatgtgtatatatgttgtttatccattcatctgtcaatggatatgggttatttccactttttggctactgtgaatggtgctgctatgaacatgagtatacaaatatctcttctagaccctgctttcaattcttttggatatatatacccaaagctatgatttatttattttttagctgtgatttatttttaaatataacttaaagatataaatattaaaatactttaccATAACCTTCCTTTCCATATGCAAATGAAGGGGGTATAATCACTTTTCGCTTCTCTCCAGGGCACATATCCATCATCGCAATGTCTAGGCCTTTTATGACTTGCCCAACACCAAGAACAAACCATTTGGGGTGGCCTTCATTTTGTGTGCggctatagtaaaaaaaaaaaaaaaacacaacacttaGGTAAACTGATTTTAAGATCAGTgaaatcaaactttaaaatacatctgGATGCttagttataatttaaaataggaggcctctctcttttcccatatTGACACTCATTCTGAACCCCCTGGTGGAGTGTTTGGCTCAAACTTCTTTCATAATAGCCAGAAAGAAGTATGATTTGCCCAAAGCTAGTCATTAGGAACCATCTCATCTTTTTTATTGCCATCTTTGCAGAAACGATTCAACAGTTACTTTTTTAATGGGTCTCTGGCCACTAACTAGCTGCATGGCTTGTCCAAATAACTCATTTAAACTTTATGAGTTTGTTCTAAAAATGACGGTACAGGTTTAGCCTCAAAAAGTCatttgaacaaaaattaaaatttgtatctttacttattaatctattttcttctaatatttattttatttttgagagagagatatacacagagtgtgagcagaggaaggccagcgagacggagacacagaatctgaagcaggcttcaggttctgagctatcagcacagagcctgacgcggggcttgaactcaggaacagccagatcatgacctgagcccaagttggatgcttaaccaactgagccacccaggcgccccaatctattttcttctaagtaCTAAGAACTTTCTCCAACCCTATCTTCATAGGATAATAGCACAGATGAAGAAAAGCCATTCTCCTTCTGAGTAATAAATGATCAATTAAATCAGAGTAGGCAGTGGTGGAatgagggaggaggtgggagaacaCAGGCCCAGAAGACACCAGGGAAGGTTATTGTTGTCGTGGTTTTTTAATACAGTTGCAAAGTGGCCCTCAGCCTGTAAGTGTCGTGCCTCTGAAGGCCAGTTAAAATCACTTAAACTACCCTACCTAATACTCTGTAAGGAGACTCCCAACATacggagagaaaaaaaaaaaaaaagtgaacatccTTACAGACAGCTCCATAACTGACTTCTAAAGatcccaggggtgggggtgggggtcgatTCCTGGAGGTACTGTATTTCCGATAATCTCTTGGGCCAACattatcaatttaaaaagtaatagttCAATAGGGAACTAAGGCATATCAGcaggaatccccccccccccccccccccccggccccaggaATACAAGGCTCAAACCTTACTGTTACAAGAACAAACCAATCAACCAACCACTTAGGCTTCTGGTTGGTAGAGAGGGAGGCTAGTTTTCATGTATCAACTGGATGCGGGAGTAGTTCACAGCATTTCCTACCTGCAGTAGAATTTCGAACCGTCTTTAGCCAAGTAGCCGTCGTAATGGGCATTTAGCAGGTCTCCCTTCTTGCTTGTCTTGGAACAGTTTTCTGGACGATGCACAACTTCTATTTTCACTTCCTCTgtgctctcctcttccttttgTCCCTGAGCCCCCAAAATGCCCCATACATAAAAGAAAACGATTAACCTGAATAAAAACTGCATGATTCCTGAAATTGGCCCCAGATGACAACTGCGTTCCTTCACGCGTGTCACTTGCTTCCAGAGGCAAAGGCAGCCCAGTTCCGACTCGTGGCAGGCATTGTTCTACGTCACAaagggccgggggcggggcggccgatggccccgccccctccgggcTGCGCGCTTAGCTTCAGAATTTTCTTCCGTCCAGCGAGGTCCTGTCCCTCTGGTACCCGGCGCTTTAGATGGCTGTCATCAGTCGTTGAAGCAGTACTGAGCACTTGCACCGCTTCTCGTTAAATATGCAAATTTTACAGCCGGTTTCCTCAGAGTTCTGTGGTAATGCTCGCATTTCCTAAAATGAAACcggcaaaagaaataaacagcctAGGAGTGGGATGTTGTCGCTAGAGAATACGGCTGTCATTTTGGGGAGTAAAAGGTTTCTCCTCAGACCCCTAGGGAACAGCGGGCATCTGGCGAGGCAGTCTGCTTCTGCGGTGTCCTTGAAAGCACCTTCTCGGGGTGGAGTCATGCCTTAAGAGGTTCCAGGCTAAGCCTCACACAATCTGACCGCCACCTGGTCGCGAGTCAAGAAAGGTCCCGCTGCTCCCCGCCCCCTTTAGATGAGTTTCCCAGGAGTCAACTCCCGCGGTTTGGGCGGGGCTGCTAGTTGGCGCTTCTTTCCCCCACCGCTCGGGGGCCGCCGTTCAAGTGAGGGCTCGGGGGAGTTGAGGAAAACTCTTGATGGTGACCCTTTTCTTACCATCCACGgtacacagatgagaaaatgaagtaatttgagTATTCGGCTTTTCCCCAAAAAACCTAATACGCAGCAGGGATTTGACCAAGTCTGACACAAAGCCACCCTTCATCCCACCCCCAAACATTTTAGGATGAAaaactttcaaacatacagaaatactgaattttattGCCTCATCGCCGCGGCCTTCCAACCACCACTTGGAGTCTATCGTTAACATGTAACTATATTCGATttattatccatccatccatccatccatccatccaacaactCACCTTATTTCCAAGGGAATACCCAAAGACTTTTTACCCAAATCAGAAAAGCTTCAGCACAGGCCTGGATTCGGTTCGGGAAAGAGAGGTGTTACTCTATTTGGTGATGCTAAGCAAAACTGCAGCACTGAGCTTGCTTTGCTTAAAGGTCCAGCATTTAGTAAACCTGATTATTGTCATTATGTAAGATGATCATTTCcaaacaggatttttttaaaatcataaaagctAGGGGAAAGCCcttatttctagaataaaataaattccaaagttCGGTTCCATGTTTTATATTCTAAATGAAGTAGTGGCTAAGGTTGTCAGCGTGGTGACAGTTCCCCTTGGGGCCCCTCGCGGTTCCTTGCCGGAGGATTTTCAGCGCCACACTGCCTAACTAGGAGAGAGTTTCTTGGGCCCCCTGAATGTGAGGAGGGTACGAGGGAAACA
This Lynx canadensis isolate LIC74 chromosome C1, mLynCan4.pri.v2, whole genome shotgun sequence DNA region includes the following protein-coding sequences:
- the FKBP7 gene encoding peptidyl-prolyl cis-trans isomerase FKBP7 isoform X2, translating into MQFLFRLIVFFYVWGILGAQGQKEEESTEEVKIEVVHRPENCSKTSKKGDLLNAHYDGYLAKDGSKFYCSRTQNEGHPKWFVLGVGQVIKGLDIAMMDMCPGEKRKVIIPPSFAYGKEGYEGKIPPDATLIFEIELYAVTKGPRSIETFKQIDMDNDRQLSKTEINNYLKREFEKDEKPRDQSYQNAVLEDIFKKNDHDGDGFISSKEYNVYQHDEL
- the FKBP7 gene encoding peptidyl-prolyl cis-trans isomerase FKBP7 isoform X1, with the protein product MQFLFRLIVFFYVWGILGAQGQKEEESTEEVKIEVVHRPENCSKTSKKGDLLNAHYDGYLAKDGSKFYCSRTQNEGHPKWFVLGVGQVIKGLDIAMMDMCPGEKRKVIIPPSFAYGKEGYAEGKIPPDATLIFEIELYAVTKGPRSIETFKQIDMDNDRQLSKTEINNYLKREFEKDEKPRDQSYQNAVLEDIFKKNDHDGDGFISSKEYNVYQHDEL